A single window of Solenopsis invicta isolate M01_SB chromosome 3, UNIL_Sinv_3.0, whole genome shotgun sequence DNA harbors:
- the LOC105193029 gene encoding protein Wnt-7b isoform X5 yields MPAVGEGAALGLRECRYQFRHHRWNCSHVSNDQVFGHVVVVGSREAAFTYAISSAGVTYAVTAACSRGNITACGCEPAIRTPKQLLPNGWEWGGCSADVTYGMRFARRFLDAREIEGDARSLMNLHNNKAGRKIVKALLNTECKCHGVSGSCTVRTCWRTLPSFRKIGDALMKKYYRARPVIAITPPPPPTVQAVDVISHSMIPEMVPILGNDAKTQGKPNDFAKSRHNRQPLLKKIGKSRKPHLVLKRTKANGGPASLKRIPKKSELVFLQPSPNYCEPDLTQGSLGTQGRYCNRTSKGTDGCDLMCCGRGYNTHQFTRTWQCRCKFHWCCRVHCETCMERTEEYTCK; encoded by the exons ATGCCGGCGGTGGGCGAAGGCGCCGCGCTGGGTCTGCGCGAGTGCCGGTACCAGTTCCGACATCACCGATGGAACTGTTCCCACGTGTCCAATGATCAGGTCTTCGGCCACGTGGTGGTAGTGG GCAGCAGAGAGGCGGCTTTCACGTACGCGATAAGCTCGGCCGGCGTGACGTACGCGGTGACCGCGGCTTGCAGCCGTGGCAACATCACAGCTTGCGGTTGTGAACCGGCTATAAG GACGCCGAAGCAATTACTGCCGAACGGTTGGGAATGGGGTGGCTGCAGCGCCGACGTCACGTACGGGATGAG gTTCGCGCGTAGGTTTCTGGATGCAAGGGAGATCGAAGGAGACGCTCGGAGCCTGATGAACCTTCACAATAACAAAGCCGGAAGAAAG ATTGTTAAGGCTCTTTTGAATACGGAATGCAAATGCCACGGTGTATCTGGATCATGCACTGTGAGAACGTGTTGGCGAACGTTACCCAGTTTTCGTAAGATCGGCGATGCGCTTATGAAAAAATACTACAGGGCTAGACCCGTCATTGCCATTACACCGCCTCCCCCACCCACAGTTCAG GCAGTGGATGTAATATCGCATTCAATGATACCCGAAATGGTGCCCATATTGGGAAACGACGCCAAAACCCAGGGCAAGCCGAACGATTTCGCCAAGTCGCGGCACAATCGACAGCCGTTGCTGAAAAAGATCGGCAAGTCCAGGAAACCACACTTGGTCCTGAAAAGGACGAAAGCCAACGGCGGACCGGCCAGCCTCAAGAGAATTCCCAAAAAAAGCGAGCTAGTGTTTCTTCAACCCTCCCCTAATTACTGTGAGCCAGATTTGACGCAAGGTAGCCTCGGCACGCAGGGCAGATATTGCAACCGTACTAGCAAAG GAACCGACGGATGCGACTTAATGTGCTGCGGTCGCGGCTACAACACACATCAATTCACGAGAACGTGGCAATGCAGATGCAAGTTTCACTGGTGTTGCCGCGTACACTGCGAGACTTGCATGGAGCGTACTGAGGAATACACATGCAAATAA
- the LOC105193029 gene encoding protein Wnt-7b isoform X6, with product MSHSSRSREAAFTYAISSAGVTYAVTAACSRGNITACGCEPAIRTPKQLLPNGWEWGGCSADVTYGMRFARRFLDAREIEGDARSLMNLHNNKAGRKIVKALLNTECKCHGVSGSCTVRTCWRTLPSFRKIGDALMKKYYRARPVIAITPPPPPTVQAVDVISHSMIPEMVPILGNDAKTQGKPNDFAKSRHNRQPLLKKIGKSRKPHLVLKRTKANGGPASLKRIPKKSELVFLQPSPNYCEPDLTQGSLGTQGRYCNRTSKGTDGCDLMCCGRGYNTHQFTRTWQCRCKFHWCCRVHCETCMERTEEYTCK from the exons ATGAGCCACAGTTCAC GCAGCAGAGAGGCGGCTTTCACGTACGCGATAAGCTCGGCCGGCGTGACGTACGCGGTGACCGCGGCTTGCAGCCGTGGCAACATCACAGCTTGCGGTTGTGAACCGGCTATAAG GACGCCGAAGCAATTACTGCCGAACGGTTGGGAATGGGGTGGCTGCAGCGCCGACGTCACGTACGGGATGAG gTTCGCGCGTAGGTTTCTGGATGCAAGGGAGATCGAAGGAGACGCTCGGAGCCTGATGAACCTTCACAATAACAAAGCCGGAAGAAAG ATTGTTAAGGCTCTTTTGAATACGGAATGCAAATGCCACGGTGTATCTGGATCATGCACTGTGAGAACGTGTTGGCGAACGTTACCCAGTTTTCGTAAGATCGGCGATGCGCTTATGAAAAAATACTACAGGGCTAGACCCGTCATTGCCATTACACCGCCTCCCCCACCCACAGTTCAG GCAGTGGATGTAATATCGCATTCAATGATACCCGAAATGGTGCCCATATTGGGAAACGACGCCAAAACCCAGGGCAAGCCGAACGATTTCGCCAAGTCGCGGCACAATCGACAGCCGTTGCTGAAAAAGATCGGCAAGTCCAGGAAACCACACTTGGTCCTGAAAAGGACGAAAGCCAACGGCGGACCGGCCAGCCTCAAGAGAATTCCCAAAAAAAGCGAGCTAGTGTTTCTTCAACCCTCCCCTAATTACTGTGAGCCAGATTTGACGCAAGGTAGCCTCGGCACGCAGGGCAGATATTGCAACCGTACTAGCAAAG GAACCGACGGATGCGACTTAATGTGCTGCGGTCGCGGCTACAACACACATCAATTCACGAGAACGTGGCAATGCAGATGCAAGTTTCACTGGTGTTGCCGCGTACACTGCGAGACTTGCATGGAGCGTACTGAGGAATACACATGCAAATAA
- the LOC105193029 gene encoding protein Wnt-7b isoform X4 → MREIRCLLLRVVGAVVVGAAVCSRIPGLAKSQREQCRKAPHAMPAVGEGAALGLRECRYQFRHHRWNCSHVSNDQVFGHVVVVGSREAAFTYAISSAGVTYAVTAACSRGNITACGCEPAIRTPKQLLPNGWEWGGCSADVTYGMRFARRFLDAREIEGDARSLMNLHNNKAGRKIVKALLNTECKCHGVSGSCTVRTCWRTLPSFRKIGDALMKKYYRARPVIAITPPPPPTVQAVDVISHSMIPEMVPILGNDAKTQGKPNDFAKSRHNRQPLLKKIGKSRKPHLVLKRTKANGGPASLKRIPKKSELVFLQPSPNYCEPDLTQGSLGTQGRYCNRTSKGTDGCDLMCCGRGYNTHQFTRTWQCRCKFHWCCRVHCETCMERTEEYTCK, encoded by the exons GGTGGTCGGAGCGGTGGTGGTCGGCGCGGCTGTCTGCAGTCGCATCCCCGGATTGGCGAAAAGTCAGCGCGAGCAGTGCAGAAAAGCGCCGCACGCGATGCCGGCGGTGGGCGAAGGCGCCGCGCTGGGTCTGCGCGAGTGCCGGTACCAGTTCCGACATCACCGATGGAACTGTTCCCACGTGTCCAATGATCAGGTCTTCGGCCACGTGGTGGTAGTGG GCAGCAGAGAGGCGGCTTTCACGTACGCGATAAGCTCGGCCGGCGTGACGTACGCGGTGACCGCGGCTTGCAGCCGTGGCAACATCACAGCTTGCGGTTGTGAACCGGCTATAAG GACGCCGAAGCAATTACTGCCGAACGGTTGGGAATGGGGTGGCTGCAGCGCCGACGTCACGTACGGGATGAG gTTCGCGCGTAGGTTTCTGGATGCAAGGGAGATCGAAGGAGACGCTCGGAGCCTGATGAACCTTCACAATAACAAAGCCGGAAGAAAG ATTGTTAAGGCTCTTTTGAATACGGAATGCAAATGCCACGGTGTATCTGGATCATGCACTGTGAGAACGTGTTGGCGAACGTTACCCAGTTTTCGTAAGATCGGCGATGCGCTTATGAAAAAATACTACAGGGCTAGACCCGTCATTGCCATTACACCGCCTCCCCCACCCACAGTTCAG GCAGTGGATGTAATATCGCATTCAATGATACCCGAAATGGTGCCCATATTGGGAAACGACGCCAAAACCCAGGGCAAGCCGAACGATTTCGCCAAGTCGCGGCACAATCGACAGCCGTTGCTGAAAAAGATCGGCAAGTCCAGGAAACCACACTTGGTCCTGAAAAGGACGAAAGCCAACGGCGGACCGGCCAGCCTCAAGAGAATTCCCAAAAAAAGCGAGCTAGTGTTTCTTCAACCCTCCCCTAATTACTGTGAGCCAGATTTGACGCAAGGTAGCCTCGGCACGCAGGGCAGATATTGCAACCGTACTAGCAAAG GAACCGACGGATGCGACTTAATGTGCTGCGGTCGCGGCTACAACACACATCAATTCACGAGAACGTGGCAATGCAGATGCAAGTTTCACTGGTGTTGCCGCGTACACTGCGAGACTTGCATGGAGCGTACTGAGGAATACACATGCAAATAA
- the LOC105193029 gene encoding protein Wnt-7b isoform X3 — translation MRRGDIATIAIALLILGHIQEPRRTRVVGAVVVGAAVCSRIPGLAKSQREQCRKAPHAMPAVGEGAALGLRECRYQFRHHRWNCSHVSNDQVFGHVVVVGSREAAFTYAISSAGVTYAVTAACSRGNITACGCEPAIRTPKQLLPNGWEWGGCSADVTYGMRFLDAREIEGDARSLMNLHNNKAGRKIVKALLNTECKCHGVSGSCTVRTCWRTLPSFRKIGDALMKKYYRARPVIAITPPPPPTVQAVDVISHSMIPEMVPILGNDAKTQGKPNDFAKSRHNRQPLLKKIGKSRKPHLVLKRTKANGGPASLKRIPKKSELVFLQPSPNYCEPDLTQGSLGTQGRYCNRTSKGTDGCDLMCCGRGYNTHQFTRTWQCRCKFHWCCRVHCETCMERTEEYTCK, via the exons GGTGGTCGGAGCGGTGGTGGTCGGCGCGGCTGTCTGCAGTCGCATCCCCGGATTGGCGAAAAGTCAGCGCGAGCAGTGCAGAAAAGCGCCGCACGCGATGCCGGCGGTGGGCGAAGGCGCCGCGCTGGGTCTGCGCGAGTGCCGGTACCAGTTCCGACATCACCGATGGAACTGTTCCCACGTGTCCAATGATCAGGTCTTCGGCCACGTGGTGGTAGTGG GCAGCAGAGAGGCGGCTTTCACGTACGCGATAAGCTCGGCCGGCGTGACGTACGCGGTGACCGCGGCTTGCAGCCGTGGCAACATCACAGCTTGCGGTTGTGAACCGGCTATAAG GACGCCGAAGCAATTACTGCCGAACGGTTGGGAATGGGGTGGCTGCAGCGCCGACGTCACGTACGGGATGAG GTTTCTGGATGCAAGGGAGATCGAAGGAGACGCTCGGAGCCTGATGAACCTTCACAATAACAAAGCCGGAAGAAAG ATTGTTAAGGCTCTTTTGAATACGGAATGCAAATGCCACGGTGTATCTGGATCATGCACTGTGAGAACGTGTTGGCGAACGTTACCCAGTTTTCGTAAGATCGGCGATGCGCTTATGAAAAAATACTACAGGGCTAGACCCGTCATTGCCATTACACCGCCTCCCCCACCCACAGTTCAG GCAGTGGATGTAATATCGCATTCAATGATACCCGAAATGGTGCCCATATTGGGAAACGACGCCAAAACCCAGGGCAAGCCGAACGATTTCGCCAAGTCGCGGCACAATCGACAGCCGTTGCTGAAAAAGATCGGCAAGTCCAGGAAACCACACTTGGTCCTGAAAAGGACGAAAGCCAACGGCGGACCGGCCAGCCTCAAGAGAATTCCCAAAAAAAGCGAGCTAGTGTTTCTTCAACCCTCCCCTAATTACTGTGAGCCAGATTTGACGCAAGGTAGCCTCGGCACGCAGGGCAGATATTGCAACCGTACTAGCAAAG GAACCGACGGATGCGACTTAATGTGCTGCGGTCGCGGCTACAACACACATCAATTCACGAGAACGTGGCAATGCAGATGCAAGTTTCACTGGTGTTGCCGCGTACACTGCGAGACTTGCATGGAGCGTACTGAGGAATACACATGCAAATAA
- the LOC105193029 gene encoding protein Wnt-7b isoform X2 produces MRRGDIATIAIALLILGHIQEPRRTRVVGAVVVGAAVCSRIPGLAKSQREQCRKAPHAMPAVGEGAALGLRECRYQFRHHRWNCSHVSNDQVFGHVVVVGSREAAFTYAISSAGVTYAVTAACSRGNITACGCEPAIRTPKQLLPNGWEWGGCSADVTYGMRFARRFLDAREIEGDARSLMNLHNNKAGRKIVKALLNTECKCHGVSGSCTVRTCWRTLPSFRKIGDALMKKYYRARPVIAITPPPPPTVQAVDVISHSMIPEMVPILGNDAKTQGKPNDFAKSRHNRQPLLKKIGKSRKPHLVLKRTKANGGPASLKRIPKKSELVFLQPSPNYCEPDLTQGSLGTQGRYCNRTSKGTDGCDLMCCGRGYNTHQFTRTWQCRCKFHWCCRVHCETCMERTEEYTCK; encoded by the exons GGTGGTCGGAGCGGTGGTGGTCGGCGCGGCTGTCTGCAGTCGCATCCCCGGATTGGCGAAAAGTCAGCGCGAGCAGTGCAGAAAAGCGCCGCACGCGATGCCGGCGGTGGGCGAAGGCGCCGCGCTGGGTCTGCGCGAGTGCCGGTACCAGTTCCGACATCACCGATGGAACTGTTCCCACGTGTCCAATGATCAGGTCTTCGGCCACGTGGTGGTAGTGG GCAGCAGAGAGGCGGCTTTCACGTACGCGATAAGCTCGGCCGGCGTGACGTACGCGGTGACCGCGGCTTGCAGCCGTGGCAACATCACAGCTTGCGGTTGTGAACCGGCTATAAG GACGCCGAAGCAATTACTGCCGAACGGTTGGGAATGGGGTGGCTGCAGCGCCGACGTCACGTACGGGATGAG gTTCGCGCGTAGGTTTCTGGATGCAAGGGAGATCGAAGGAGACGCTCGGAGCCTGATGAACCTTCACAATAACAAAGCCGGAAGAAAG ATTGTTAAGGCTCTTTTGAATACGGAATGCAAATGCCACGGTGTATCTGGATCATGCACTGTGAGAACGTGTTGGCGAACGTTACCCAGTTTTCGTAAGATCGGCGATGCGCTTATGAAAAAATACTACAGGGCTAGACCCGTCATTGCCATTACACCGCCTCCCCCACCCACAGTTCAG GCAGTGGATGTAATATCGCATTCAATGATACCCGAAATGGTGCCCATATTGGGAAACGACGCCAAAACCCAGGGCAAGCCGAACGATTTCGCCAAGTCGCGGCACAATCGACAGCCGTTGCTGAAAAAGATCGGCAAGTCCAGGAAACCACACTTGGTCCTGAAAAGGACGAAAGCCAACGGCGGACCGGCCAGCCTCAAGAGAATTCCCAAAAAAAGCGAGCTAGTGTTTCTTCAACCCTCCCCTAATTACTGTGAGCCAGATTTGACGCAAGGTAGCCTCGGCACGCAGGGCAGATATTGCAACCGTACTAGCAAAG GAACCGACGGATGCGACTTAATGTGCTGCGGTCGCGGCTACAACACACATCAATTCACGAGAACGTGGCAATGCAGATGCAAGTTTCACTGGTGTTGCCGCGTACACTGCGAGACTTGCATGGAGCGTACTGAGGAATACACATGCAAATAA